One Cydia fagiglandana chromosome 11, ilCydFagi1.1, whole genome shotgun sequence genomic region harbors:
- the LOC134668943 gene encoding cuticle protein 16.5-like — protein MFKLVVLCAFLAAATADPSGAFYAQPLTYSSTVISPAVTTISKSASSVVHPSPTYYYSTPSVYSHFIKKRGAPFYFPTTYAAGSPLLATSYSTPILQSTPLVASTPLISTPIAAAPFGYPATHLIKKRSAPLISTTAYSAYSPLTYSTPLISHTPLISAAPYYSSPILSHAPLAIPHLIKKRSAPILTSAYIAPTSYSQQSRIDYRTPLVSHYTAPLAYPSPYAYTHVL, from the coding sequence ATGTTCAAGCTGGTGGTGTTGTGCGCTTTCCTCGCTGCGGCGACCGCCGATCCTTCCGGCGCGTTCTACGCCCAGCCTTTGACCTACTCGTCGACCGTGATCTCGCCAGCGGTCACCACCATCTCCAAGTCGGCCAGCAGCGTCGTTCACCCATCGCCTACCTACTACTACAGCACTCCGTCTGTATATTCACACTTTATCAAGAAACGTGGTGCGCCTTTCTACTTCCCGACCACCTATGCCGCGGGCTCACCTTTGCTGGCGACGTCATACTCCACCCCGATCTTGCAAAGCACGCCGTTGGTAGCCAGCACGCCTCTGATCTCGACCCCTATCGCCGCTGCACCCTTCGGCTACCCTGCTACGCATCTGATCAAGAAGAGGTCGGCTCCCCTCATCAGCACTACTGCATACAGCGCTTACTCTCCTTTGACTTATTCCACACCGTTGATCTCTCATACTCCTCTGATCTCTGCAGCTCCTTACTACTCTTCTCCTATTCTTTCCCATGCTCCTCTGGCTATTCCTCACCTGATCAAGAAACGCTCTGCCCCGATTTTGACCAGCGCTTACATTGCCCCAACATCATACAGCCAGCAATCCAGAATCGATTACCGTACTCCCTTGGTCAGCCACTACACGGCACCCCTGGCCTATCCCAGCCCTTATGCCTACACTCACGTGCTCTAG